Proteins co-encoded in one Uloborus diversus isolate 005 chromosome 9, Udiv.v.3.1, whole genome shotgun sequence genomic window:
- the LOC129230056 gene encoding adrenocorticotropic hormone receptor-like has translation MRELSPALLQLQRHFRHAASRLEAQHITSSGLVDQPTAARLRHGVDLLECLKLNRPFGLCREFLLNTTVLQLNVHQPEHDVTGRNESSATSSPFLTVFDEEEEDVKELYKTVVPVMLIGCCLSMIFNLFLVFSVRWVRRVSPTLCLSLSLAVADAYASLVIGLGLIVNSLLPTVYGLTLGLYNLCYILVLEAFRLGGVVIIVLHLLALAINHYIGILRPLHYHAIVTRRTAMIAIVIMWLLPVAFFMTYFSLVPDDGFQSIYCSRYDFLLRVPFRVTTSVLFFVPLLLMSAMYAHMFVVVRRHQNGLVQCPSSRQLHKNVKAIITTLLILGTYILGWMPGVIFFVLTCLDCPIPFPQIPIPTRVPVLIFINSMIVAKSFVDPIIYVIRMPEIKSAVSMIWKTRCGFDSSVATDIPLHSRTDVNRLTFQLASRKAKFNGVTRC, from the coding sequence ATGCGGGAACTCTCCCCCGCTCTGCTCCAGCTACAGCGCCACTTCAGACACGCGGCTTCGCGGCTGGAAGCTCAACACATCACCTCTTCAGGACTTGTTGATCAACCTACAGCCGCTCGATTGCGTCACGGAGTTGATTTGTTGGAATGCCTGAAGCTCAACCGGCCATTCGGACTTTGTCGCGAGTTTTTGCTCAACACCACCGTTCTCCAGCTCAATGTTCATCAGCCTGAACATGATGTCACTGGTCGCAATGAATCTTCTGCAACAAGTTCGCCTTTTTTGACAGTATTTGACGAGGAGGAAGAAGACGTCAAGGAACTTTATAAGACTGTTGTGCCAGTGATGCTAATCGGATGTTGCTTGTCAATGATTTTTAACTTGTTCCTCGTCTTCAGCGTCCGATGGGTGCGTAGGGTGTCACCAACACTCTGCTTAAGTTTGTCACTGGCAGTTGCCGATGCCTACGCGTCGCTTGTGATTGGTCTTGGCCTGATAGTAAACAGCTTATTACCAACGGTATATGGCTTGACGTTGGGTCTTTACAACTTGTGCTACATCCTCGTTCTTGAAGCATTCAGACTTGGCGGAGTTGTGATCATTGTTCTCCATTTGCTAGCACTAGCCATTAACCATTACATAGGAATCCTCAGACCACTGCACTATCATGCTATAGTCACCAGAAGAACTGCTATGATTGCCATAGTGATTATGTGGTTGTTACCTGTTGCGTTCTTCATGACTTACTTTTCTTTGGTTCCAGATGACGGGTTTCAATCGATATATTGCTCACGATATGATTTCCTTCTTCGCGTGCCATTTCGAGTCACAACTTCCGTGTTGTTCTTTGTACCCCTTCTGCTGATGTCTGCCATGTACGCACACATGTTCGTAGTGGTCAGAAGACATCAAAACGGCCTTGTACAGTGTCCTTCGAGTAGGCAGCTACATAAAAATGTCAAAGCCATTATCACCACTCTCCTTATCCTTGGGACGTACATCCTTGGCTGGATGCCTGGTGTAATTTTCTTCGTCCTTACTTGTCTTGACTGTCCGATTCCCTTTCCACAAATACCAATACCAACCCGTGTACCAGTGCTCATATTTATCAACTCTATGATTGTTGCTAAATCTTTCGTGGACCCTATAATCTACGTTATTCGCATGCCAGAGATTAAAAGTGCAGTTTCCATGATATGGAAAACCCGTTGCGGTTTCGATTCATCTGTTGCAACTGATATTCCACTGCACTCAAGGACAGATGTAAACCGCTTGACTTTCCAGTTAGCTTCAAGAAAGGCAAAATTCAATGGTGTGACGCGTTGTTGA